The Laribacter hongkongensis DSM 14985 genome has a window encoding:
- a CDS encoding beta strand repeat-containing protein has protein sequence MTPVNAAGGRGGNGGDGSRGVPFNYQLIKDTAQAGIDLADAVTEASAAFSNAPFPSFASGAALVAKSVVAGVELATQIANSAEWVKGLNDGTRARGGGDGGKGAEFFGGGNGGGGGNGGDGGLSFTEGGTGGAGGDGGKGGFGAGGGSGGAGGKGGSTGYAKNGDAGSGGDGGFGAGAGSSGDNTGGGGGSGYGGAIFVRAGGSLTISGNALFRDNTALAGSSNNNGAAGDASGADIFVMKGGSVTLSPGAGNTIRIEGGIADDSAASIGSASYASGRGADVQIAGGGLVQFAGTNTYTGKTMISGATLEATLGEGIHDDSSIVFNGIGSISGGISPHFNAGVLLLSENVTRKAGSVVPGQISWNGAGGFAAGTTDGIQLNFGRTSNSPNSGQTLVWGSSYLSSNSTLVFGSEYGLGSVEWMNAINLNGQTGNVVVFDSQQEVNGQPVNDVAYMRGNIYGGALNIGAAGYSGTLYLTGQNSLTGITVNQGSVLTGDGNTTGRLFDPAAAGPVTVGNGGSLLLAGAESLGSVSVASGGSLGTAAGAKISAADVSNSGTLLLGDDASLSSLTNQGNALLANMGKVSVTGAIVNAHAGRWQQGFMTVAGNGIVASDNADITAATVENDGDWVVVGTQQVHTGQLTGAGQFELTNLNVNGTTRQAALTLDQTGDSTFAGRFTGTGSLTKTGAGALTLTGANTATGGLTVNAGTVDTTGGGTLADTGAITIQSGATFIAGTADTVGVVSNAGSYQVNAVQTVASLDNMVTGTTSLNADLVASGPVRNNGIIMVSGSRQITTQGLTGSSTGRIMLTNATDALTLNQINGTGPVTKTGNGVLHLTDANGFGGGLQVNAGTIDTTGGGTLSDSGTITIQSGAGFIAGTADTTGAVTNNGIYQVNAVQ, from the coding sequence ATGACCCCGGTCAACGCCGCTGGCGGGCGTGGCGGCAACGGGGGCGACGGCAGTCGTGGCGTACCGTTCAACTATCAGCTGATCAAGGATACGGCACAAGCCGGCATTGATCTGGCTGATGCGGTGACTGAAGCTTCTGCGGCATTTTCCAATGCACCGTTTCCCTCGTTTGCAAGCGGTGCCGCACTGGTTGCCAAATCGGTTGTTGCCGGCGTCGAACTGGCCACCCAGATTGCCAACTCTGCCGAATGGGTCAAAGGCCTGAATGACGGTACCCGCGCCCGGGGCGGTGGTGATGGTGGCAAGGGGGCCGAATTCTTCGGTGGCGGCAATGGCGGCGGTGGCGGCAATGGCGGTGATGGCGGCCTGTCCTTTACCGAAGGTGGTACGGGGGGCGCCGGTGGTGATGGCGGCAAAGGAGGCTTCGGCGCCGGTGGCGGATCCGGCGGAGCCGGTGGCAAAGGGGGATCGACCGGTTACGCCAAGAATGGCGATGCAGGTTCCGGTGGTGATGGTGGTTTTGGCGCCGGGGCTGGCAGCAGTGGCGACAACACCGGCGGTGGTGGCGGATCGGGCTATGGCGGCGCCATCTTCGTGCGTGCCGGCGGCAGCCTGACCATCTCCGGCAATGCCCTGTTCCGTGACAACACCGCACTGGCAGGCTCCAGTAACAACAACGGGGCGGCCGGCGATGCCTCCGGAGCCGACATTTTCGTCATGAAAGGCGGCAGCGTGACCCTGAGCCCGGGGGCTGGCAACACGATCCGCATAGAAGGCGGCATCGCCGACGATAGCGCCGCCAGTATCGGCAGCGCCTCTTATGCATCCGGAAGGGGAGCCGACGTGCAGATTGCCGGTGGCGGGCTGGTGCAGTTTGCCGGTACGAATACCTATACCGGCAAGACCATGATTTCCGGTGCCACGCTGGAAGCCACGCTGGGAGAAGGCATCCATGACGACAGCAGCATCGTCTTTAACGGCATCGGCAGCATCAGCGGCGGCATCAGCCCTCATTTCAACGCCGGTGTCCTGTTGCTGTCGGAAAACGTGACGCGGAAAGCCGGCTCCGTTGTTCCTGGGCAAATTTCTTGGAATGGTGCCGGTGGTTTTGCCGCTGGCACGACCGATGGCATCCAGCTGAACTTTGGCCGGACCTCCAACTCGCCCAACAGCGGGCAAACCCTGGTATGGGGCAGCAGCTACCTGAGTTCGAATTCCACCCTGGTATTCGGCTCCGAATACGGACTGGGTTCGGTGGAGTGGATGAACGCCATCAACCTCAACGGCCAGACCGGCAATGTGGTCGTGTTCGACAGCCAGCAGGAAGTCAACGGCCAGCCCGTCAACGACGTGGCCTACATGCGCGGCAATATCTACGGTGGCGCCTTGAATATTGGTGCTGCCGGCTACAGCGGCACCCTGTATCTGACCGGGCAGAACAGCCTGACCGGCATTACCGTCAACCAGGGCAGTGTCCTGACCGGCGACGGCAATACCACCGGCCGCCTGTTTGATCCTGCTGCTGCCGGCCCGGTCACGGTCGGCAATGGCGGCAGCCTGCTGCTGGCAGGAGCCGAAAGCCTCGGCAGTGTCAGCGTTGCCAGTGGCGGCAGTCTGGGTACGGCGGCCGGCGCAAAAATCAGCGCAGCCGATGTCAGCAACAGCGGCACCCTGCTGCTGGGGGATGATGCCAGCCTGTCCAGCCTGACCAACCAGGGTAATGCCTTGCTGGCCAACATGGGCAAGGTCAGTGTGACCGGTGCCATCGTCAATGCCCATGCCGGCAGGTGGCAGCAAGGTTTCATGACCGTTGCCGGCAACGGCATCGTTGCCAGTGACAATGCCGACATTACCGCCGCGACGGTGGAGAACGACGGTGACTGGGTTGTCGTCGGCACGCAGCAGGTGCACACCGGCCAGCTGACCGGCGCCGGTCAGTTCGAACTGACGAACCTGAATGTCAACGGGACAACCAGGCAGGCTGCGCTCACGCTTGACCAGACCGGGGATTCAACCTTTGCCGGCCGGTTCACCGGCACGGGAAGCCTGACCAAAACAGGTGCCGGCGCCCTGACGCTGACCGGTGCCAATACCGCAACCGGCGGGCTGACCGTCAACGCCGGTACGGTTGATACCACTGGTGGCGGCACGCTGGCCGATACCGGTGCCATCACCATCCAGTCCGGTGCCACCTTCATTGCCGGTACGGCCGATACCGTCGGGGTTGTCAGCAACGCCGGCAGCTATCAGGTCAATGCCGTACAGACCGTCGCTTCGCTGGACAACATGGTTACCGGCACCACCAGCCTGAATGCCGATCTGGTGGCCTCCGGCCCGGTCCGCAACAACGGCATCATCATGGTATCCGGCAGCCGCCAGATCACCACACAGGGCCTGACCGGCAGCAGTACCGGCCGGATCATGCTGACGAATGCAACCGATGCACTGACCCTGAACCAGATCAATGGCACCGGCCCGGTAACCAAGACCGGTAACGGCGTCCTGCACCTGACGGATGCCAATGGCTTTGGCGGTGGCTTGCAGGTCAATGCCGGCACCATTGACACCACAGGGGGCGGTACGCTGTCCGACAGCGGCACCATTACCATCCAGTCCGGTGCCGGTTTCATTGCCGGAACAGCCGACACCACGGGCGCAGTCACCAATAACGGCATTTATCAGGTCAATGCCGTCCAGTAG
- a CDS encoding 6-pyruvoyl trahydropterin synthase family protein: protein MPCLHQACCGFEAARSLPLTNGTNQRHGHSFRLHARADMPLPDLREQLARIAAPLNYADLDHYLSHADDQSLLKWFASQLPTPAALSLRSAPGLESELDPDGQRRICIFGHFDAAHWLPHVPAGHQCGRLHGHGFGVRLVADAGQHDAAALYSAWQPLHVTLHHRLLNDIAGLSNPTSEMLACWIWQQLQPSLSGLQAVEVFETASAGSRYDGQGFRIWKEQRFEAAVPFDHAGRYTGHSYLVRLVLTGIMSNHTGWVRDFGEIKARFKPVYAQLDHHPLDRLPAIDATDCAGIARWIAREFAESVPELCRIDLLENPDEGAVLFLPAPKGQQS from the coding sequence ATGCCTTGTCTGCATCAAGCCTGTTGCGGTTTTGAAGCCGCCCGCAGCCTGCCGCTGACCAATGGAACAAACCAGCGGCACGGCCACAGCTTTCGCCTGCATGCCCGGGCCGACATGCCTTTGCCGGATCTGCGCGAACAGCTGGCCCGTATCGCTGCTCCGCTGAATTACGCCGATCTGGATCATTACCTCAGCCATGCGGATGACCAGTCCCTGCTGAAATGGTTTGCGAGTCAACTGCCTACACCTGCCGCCCTGTCGTTGCGCTCGGCCCCCGGGCTGGAATCGGAACTGGACCCTGACGGTCAGCGACGCATCTGCATCTTCGGCCACTTTGACGCAGCTCACTGGCTGCCCCATGTCCCGGCCGGACACCAGTGCGGCCGTCTGCACGGACACGGTTTTGGCGTACGCCTTGTCGCCGATGCAGGCCAGCATGATGCAGCTGCGCTGTACTCTGCCTGGCAGCCACTGCATGTCACCCTGCACCACCGCTTGCTGAACGACATTGCCGGTCTGTCCAATCCCACCAGTGAAATGCTGGCCTGCTGGATCTGGCAGCAACTACAGCCATCCCTGTCCGGCTTGCAGGCTGTGGAAGTGTTCGAAACGGCTTCGGCCGGCAGCCGCTATGACGGGCAAGGATTCCGGATCTGGAAAGAGCAGCGTTTCGAGGCTGCCGTGCCATTCGATCATGCGGGGCGCTACACCGGTCACAGCTACCTTGTACGCTTGGTACTAACAGGGATCATGAGTAACCACACAGGCTGGGTACGTGATTTCGGCGAGATCAAGGCACGCTTCAAGCCCGTGTATGCACAGCTGGATCATCATCCCCTGGATCGTCTGCCCGCCATTGATGCAACTGACTGTGCCGGTATTGCCCGGTGGATTGCCCGTGAGTTTGCCGAATCCGTACCA
- a CDS encoding sensor domain-containing diguanylate cyclase → MKNQKKFNTSLIFLGVVISILVVFIILLMRHVQSLLELDTKINLTEIVSQNKESITNRLTLNIQSVEVLASQLSDEIKYKQLLDKNLDIQEAINEFDIRTNSNNVFIANAAGTVFRKNRQPIYITSRKYFRTSMTGRSNISDQIISRLDGEDIFIISAPIMIKNTPIGSVQKILTKSEMYQMASLPLFSANGYIYIVDEKGYVVIHTSHNSCQKKSDNYFRDLHASGNPEQAEKIRSDITAKKSGLIETTVSGVKIFTSYTPIDKARGWYLVVSVPVLTVSPNANIVIHLFYAILFFVTLISAISMVYFLIYKNRQQMQLEKIAFVDPVTDGNTYSKFLINAENSIKEPDNKTRSIIKVDIDNFKYINKFHGFDFGNTVLKYTYQKFANQLRQHEHIARISDDNYALLLEDISPERLSNLFDPTSHKDASIYFSAGIYQVNDPRKT, encoded by the coding sequence ATGAAAAACCAGAAAAAATTCAATACCTCATTGATTTTCTTGGGGGTCGTCATATCAATACTGGTTGTCTTCATCATCCTGCTAATGAGACATGTTCAAAGCCTCCTTGAGCTGGACACAAAAATCAACCTGACAGAGATTGTCTCTCAGAACAAAGAATCCATCACAAACAGGCTGACCCTGAACATCCAGTCTGTCGAAGTTTTGGCCAGCCAGTTATCAGACGAAATAAAATACAAACAACTTCTGGATAAAAATCTGGACATCCAAGAAGCCATAAATGAATTTGACATAAGGACAAACAGCAACAATGTTTTCATTGCCAATGCAGCAGGGACTGTATTCAGAAAAAACAGGCAACCCATATACATCACCAGCAGGAAATATTTCAGGACATCCATGACCGGCAGATCAAACATATCAGACCAAATAATTTCGCGACTCGACGGAGAAGATATATTCATCATATCAGCCCCCATAATGATAAAAAACACCCCTATCGGATCAGTACAAAAAATACTGACAAAAAGTGAAATGTACCAAATGGCATCCCTACCATTGTTTTCAGCAAATGGTTATATCTACATTGTTGACGAAAAGGGATATGTAGTCATACATACATCGCACAATAGTTGCCAGAAAAAATCTGACAATTACTTCAGGGACCTGCACGCAAGCGGCAACCCTGAGCAGGCAGAGAAAATCCGGTCAGACATCACCGCAAAAAAAAGTGGCCTCATTGAGACTACTGTTTCCGGCGTAAAGATATTTACCTCCTATACTCCAATTGACAAGGCACGCGGCTGGTATTTGGTTGTCAGTGTCCCAGTATTGACCGTATCTCCCAACGCCAATATTGTCATACACCTGTTTTATGCAATATTGTTTTTTGTAACATTAATATCAGCAATAAGCATGGTTTATTTTTTGATTTACAAAAACAGGCAGCAAATGCAACTGGAAAAAATAGCATTCGTTGATCCGGTTACAGATGGAAATACTTATAGCAAATTTCTCATAAACGCAGAAAATTCAATAAAAGAGCCAGACAACAAAACACGCTCGATAATCAAGGTCGACATTGACAATTTCAAGTATATAAACAAATTTCATGGCTTTGATTTCGGAAACACTGTTCTGAAATACACATATCAAAAATTTGCCAATCAATTAAGGCAACACGAACATATTGCAAGAATATCTGACGACAACTACGCATTACTGCTGGAGGACATCTCCCCGGAAAGGCTTTCAAACCTGTTTGACCCGACGTCACACAAAGACGCCAGCATCTATTTCTCTGCCGGCATCTATCAAGTAAATGATCCCAGGAAAACATAA
- a CDS encoding sensor histidine kinase — MTPFFCLSRPMSMFFAWMLSLLSFFCLMQPVHASASGIPFTWAVASDPENALTIETLPGRHFSPGHGMPALGYRQGTTWLRLDIPAPAGPPDYAWLELRSAVLDDAALFQRQRGGEWTIQQAGDRLPFTLRPLDYRHPVFRISREDGQPVTVYLRLRGTSTLSFPLVLHTPSGFVSRLAREQLMFGVFYAIHLVLLATSSWFWWRTRNRAYALFSACVFTNLVCTMCAEGHAYQYLFSGYPILVEALYVLSWFGLTPLGLIFACQYLGLYDGRWSALARSASVFAVLVAVASAPWLIFSNVPWLRPLYFFWALAVNIALLAVSLGLMAAGNRLARTLAFMMTVLLAGSSMRLARNLGLIEPGLLADNAHYLGMMSFYLVMNSAITWRYTDLRAEKEAAQAEALRVALEAETRLEREVAERTQTLKSAMEQVESALLLERRAQQQQQQFLATVSHELRTPLSVIDSAAQNLVLGTDMTSTADAQTRRRYQKILNASQRLTLLLQDALSEPRFDLQRSRFEPSACSPRALLEDAARSARIVSDDHLVRVDGAQLPDTCWCDPALTTLALRTLADNAVKYSPPGCEVILTGRMEGKILVLEVIDNGPGIPPDELPHVFDYGFRGKNADGHAGTGQGLALARQMLLWQGGTLDMETRLQGGCQATLRLPVLQHQASSTATVST; from the coding sequence ATGACGCCTTTTTTTTGCCTGTCACGCCCCATGTCCATGTTTTTTGCATGGATGCTGTCGTTACTGTCCTTTTTCTGCCTGATGCAGCCAGTACACGCATCAGCATCCGGAATACCTTTTACGTGGGCTGTTGCGAGCGACCCCGAAAATGCGCTAACCATCGAAACCCTGCCCGGTCGACATTTCAGTCCGGGGCACGGCATGCCGGCCCTGGGTTACCGGCAGGGTACGACCTGGCTGCGCCTGGATATTCCGGCCCCGGCGGGTCCGCCCGATTACGCCTGGCTGGAGTTACGTTCGGCGGTACTGGATGACGCAGCCCTGTTCCAGCGCCAGCGCGGAGGCGAATGGACAATCCAGCAGGCAGGAGACCGGCTGCCTTTTACGCTTCGGCCACTGGATTACCGACATCCGGTATTCCGGATCAGCCGGGAAGATGGGCAGCCTGTTACGGTCTACCTCAGACTGCGCGGTACCAGTACATTGAGTTTTCCTTTGGTATTGCACACCCCTTCCGGATTTGTCTCCCGACTTGCACGCGAACAGCTGATGTTCGGCGTGTTCTATGCCATCCATCTCGTATTGCTGGCCACCAGCAGCTGGTTCTGGTGGCGGACCCGCAACCGGGCTTATGCCCTGTTCAGCGCCTGCGTATTCACCAACCTTGTCTGTACGATGTGCGCCGAGGGCCATGCCTATCAATACCTGTTTTCCGGGTATCCGATACTGGTCGAGGCGCTGTATGTCCTCAGCTGGTTCGGGCTGACTCCACTGGGGCTGATATTTGCCTGCCAGTACCTCGGTCTTTATGACGGTCGCTGGTCTGCGCTTGCCCGATCGGCCAGCGTCTTTGCCGTTCTGGTGGCCGTCGCCTCGGCGCCCTGGCTGATTTTCAGCAATGTTCCCTGGCTGCGCCCGCTGTATTTCTTCTGGGCATTGGCAGTCAATATTGCCCTGCTTGCGGTCTCTCTGGGACTCATGGCCGCGGGAAACCGTCTGGCACGCACGCTCGCCTTCATGATGACAGTACTGCTGGCTGGCTCCAGCATGCGGCTGGCCCGCAACCTCGGACTGATCGAGCCTGGCCTGCTGGCCGACAATGCCCATTATCTCGGCATGATGTCGTTCTATCTCGTCATGAACTCTGCCATTACCTGGCGCTATACCGATCTGCGGGCTGAAAAAGAAGCTGCACAGGCCGAAGCCTTGCGGGTGGCACTGGAAGCCGAAACCAGGCTGGAGCGTGAAGTGGCCGAGCGGACCCAGACGCTGAAAAGCGCCATGGAACAGGTCGAATCGGCCCTGCTGCTCGAACGCCGGGCCCAGCAGCAGCAGCAGCAGTTTCTGGCCACGGTATCGCACGAATTGCGCACCCCGCTGTCGGTCATTGACAGCGCGGCCCAGAATCTGGTGCTGGGCACCGATATGACCAGCACTGCTGATGCACAAACACGCCGCCGCTATCAAAAGATACTGAATGCCAGCCAGCGGCTGACCCTGTTGCTTCAGGATGCGCTGAGCGAACCCCGCTTTGACCTCCAGCGCAGCCGGTTCGAGCCTTCGGCCTGTTCACCGCGCGCACTGCTTGAAGATGCAGCACGCTCTGCCCGCATCGTGTCGGACGATCATCTAGTCCGTGTCGACGGAGCCCAGCTGCCCGATACATGCTGGTGTGATCCGGCCCTGACCACTCTTGCCTTGCGCACCCTGGCGGACAATGCAGTCAAGTACAGCCCCCCGGGGTGCGAGGTGATACTGACCGGACGCATGGAAGGCAAGATACTGGTACTCGAAGTCATCGACAACGGACCAGGCATTCCTCCTGACGAGCTGCCGCATGTTTTTGATTACGGCTTTCGCGGGAAAAATGCCGATGGTCATGCCGGCACAGGACAGGGGCTGGCTCTTGCACGCCAGATGCTTCTCTGGCAAGGCGGTACGCTCGACATGGAAACACGGTTGCAGGGAGGCTGCCAGGCTACCCTCAGGCTGCCTGTCTTGCAGCATCAGGCCAGTTCCACTGCAACAGTCAGTACATAA
- a CDS encoding ESPR domain-containing protein yields MRRSSLNHVFRVVWNATIGCWVAVSELTKAKGKASRSKSVLGVSAGLMFLSSAMAYATAPVAIDLDMYFNGQGITVLSGGGGTGCMIGVGIAGCNAAPKTDKVTYTDFHTQGGDGSGGGAGLGGVFFVNAGAALNLSNVQFTGNVVEGGNGGGTPDVRLQSANIALVQRQANVVAFSAFNVVPVIGGDGKSISTIDIGSNTTPLKVGQQVSLDGTTGTARISAINGSIVTLDSALTLGNTSVKTLTGSMSVSASSSTSVITG; encoded by the coding sequence GTGCGTCGATCTTCATTGAATCACGTGTTTCGGGTTGTGTGGAATGCCACCATTGGCTGCTGGGTGGCTGTTTCCGAATTGACAAAGGCAAAGGGCAAGGCCAGTCGTTCAAAATCAGTGTTGGGTGTTTCTGCCGGATTGATGTTTTTATCAAGCGCCATGGCATATGCCACAGCTCCGGTTGCCATAGATCTGGACATGTATTTCAATGGGCAGGGAATTACGGTTCTTTCCGGAGGAGGGGGAACTGGCTGCATGATCGGAGTCGGTATTGCAGGCTGTAATGCTGCCCCGAAAACCGACAAGGTTACCTACACCGATTTCCATACACAGGGCGGAGACGGCAGTGGAGGTGGAGCTGGTTTGGGTGGTGTATTTTTTGTCAATGCTGGTGCGGCACTTAATTTGAGTAATGTGCAATTCACAGGCAATGTTGTTGAAGGCGGAAATGGAGGTGGTACTCCTGATGTCCGTCTGCAAAGTGCAAATATTGCCTTGGTTCAGCGCCAAGCCAATGTTGTTGCGTTCTCTGCATTCAATGTTGTTCCGGTTATTGGAGGCGATGGAAAATCCATCAGCACGATCGATATTGGCAGCAATACCACTCCGCTTAAAGTAGGGCAGCAGGTTTCTCTGGATGGAACAACCGGAACAGCCCGGATCAGCGCCATTAATGGCTCCATTGTTACGCTTGATTCTGCGCTGACTCTTGGCAATACATCAGTCAAGACATTGACCGGATCCATGTCAGTCAGTGCCAGCTCGTCGACTTCCGTCATTACCGGCTAG
- the queC gene encoding 7-cyano-7-deazaguanine synthase QueC: MDSLRDPEHALVVLSGGQDSTTCLYWALSRFAQVSAISFDYGQRHRVELDAARTIAAMAGVGHTIIPINTFSALGGNALTDQQMSPDTGPDAETLLPNTFVPGRNLVFLTFAAAWAWPRGIRHIVTGVAQTDYSGYPDCRENTLRALELAINLGMESRMRLHMPLMFLSKADTVTLARTVGAMPALAFSHTCYAGAVPPCGQCAACVLRAKGFAEAGIPDPLLNRLAGV, from the coding sequence ATGGACTCCCTACGCGATCCCGAGCACGCGCTTGTCGTGCTATCCGGAGGTCAGGATTCGACCACCTGCCTCTATTGGGCTCTGTCCCGCTTTGCACAGGTCAGCGCCATTTCCTTTGATTATGGCCAACGACACCGGGTCGAGCTTGATGCCGCACGAACCATTGCCGCAATGGCCGGGGTCGGACACACGATCATCCCGATCAATACCTTCTCTGCCCTGGGGGGTAATGCCCTGACAGACCAGCAGATGTCACCGGATACGGGGCCTGATGCAGAGACCTTGCTGCCCAATACCTTTGTGCCGGGCCGAAACCTGGTTTTCCTGACATTTGCAGCAGCCTGGGCCTGGCCTCGCGGTATTCGCCACATAGTCACCGGTGTTGCACAGACCGACTACTCCGGTTATCCCGATTGCCGCGAAAACACCCTGCGTGCGCTGGAACTGGCCATCAACCTGGGCATGGAATCACGCATGCGGTTGCACATGCCACTGATGTTCCTGTCCAAAGCCGACACCGTTACGCTGGCCCGGACCGTCGGAGCCATGCCGGCACTGGCTTTCAGTCATACCTGCTACGCCGGTGCCGTACCTCCCTGCGGGCAATGTGCGGCCTGCGTATTGCGTGCCAAGGGTTTTGCAGAAGCAGGCATTCCTGACCCCTTGCTGAACCGGCTGGCAGGAGTCTGA
- a CDS encoding response regulator transcription factor: MLLLEDELELQDELSCFLLARGWNVLAASTIAEAMSLIDRVQMAICDVMLPDGSGFDFVSSLREHSARCGIVMLTARSGTHDIVTGLHGGADHYLVKPVNLLQLDATLHALARRALRHCWVLEKAALALRSPDGVILELSTGEWQLLSVLAAARGNAVSRKDIVQAQGHEWLEFDQRRLDTQVSRLRQRWRLVAGHELPLKTAHRSGYVLTVAVELA, encoded by the coding sequence TTGCTGCTGCTGGAAGATGAGCTGGAGCTGCAGGATGAGCTGTCATGCTTTCTGCTCGCCCGGGGCTGGAATGTACTAGCTGCATCGACCATTGCCGAAGCCATGAGCCTGATTGATCGTGTACAGATGGCTATTTGTGATGTCATGTTGCCGGACGGATCGGGTTTTGATTTTGTTTCCAGCCTGCGTGAACACTCCGCCCGGTGCGGTATCGTCATGCTGACTGCCCGTAGCGGCACGCATGATATTGTCACTGGCCTGCATGGCGGGGCGGACCATTACCTGGTCAAGCCGGTCAATCTTTTGCAGCTGGACGCCACATTACATGCACTGGCGCGCAGGGCGCTCCGTCATTGCTGGGTTCTTGAAAAGGCGGCCCTTGCATTGCGTTCGCCAGATGGCGTGATACTGGAGCTTTCAACCGGTGAATGGCAGTTGCTGTCCGTTTTGGCCGCAGCCAGGGGAAATGCGGTCAGCCGCAAAGACATTGTGCAGGCACAAGGCCATGAGTGGCTGGAGTTTGACCAGCGACGGCTCGACACCCAGGTCAGCCGGTTGCGTCAGCGCTGGAGACTCGTTGCCGGTCATGAACTACCGCTGAAAACCGCCCATCGTTCAGGTTATGTACTGACTGTTGCAGTGGAACTGGCCTGA
- a CDS encoding substrate-binding domain-containing protein yields the protein MPRNTDDASGILDLAHSRNVKVIMYARPVPMGGFDFFVGYDTYKIGKSLGDFAAERILRGNVAMLKGDEGDINTMPLSNGVNDSIRPYVESGNINVVADEYVDGWSPVQAKNLMTKILKQSDGKIDGVLAHNDVLAEAAIEAIKDYGIKNKVMVVGMDAELPALKRLVRGEQDATVYMDSKVLAASAMDVAYVMVKNKPFTVNGRFETRSGEQIDAYFINGQIVTKENLHRLIVDTGVYREEDLQWFLSKSGNEIAVVCSLPKQSKS from the coding sequence GTGCCAAGAAATACTGACGATGCATCAGGTATTCTGGATCTGGCACATTCCCGGAACGTGAAAGTAATCATGTATGCCCGACCAGTCCCGATGGGAGGGTTTGATTTCTTTGTTGGTTATGATACGTACAAGATCGGAAAATCTCTGGGGGATTTTGCTGCTGAACGGATATTAAGAGGTAATGTTGCAATGTTGAAAGGGGATGAAGGAGATATTAATACCATGCCTCTTTCTAATGGAGTAAATGACTCCATCAGGCCATATGTCGAAAGTGGAAATATTAATGTTGTTGCAGATGAGTATGTTGATGGATGGTCTCCGGTTCAGGCAAAAAATTTGATGACTAAAATACTCAAGCAAAGTGACGGTAAAATTGATGGTGTGCTGGCTCATAATGATGTCTTGGCAGAAGCTGCCATAGAGGCGATCAAGGATTACGGTATCAAAAACAAAGTAATGGTTGTTGGCATGGATGCCGAGTTGCCTGCCTTGAAGAGACTGGTTCGTGGTGAGCAGGATGCAACTGTTTACATGGATTCGAAAGTTCTGGCTGCCAGCGCCATGGATGTGGCATATGTGATGGTTAAAAACAAGCCGTTTACAGTCAACGGACGTTTTGAAACCCGCTCAGGAGAGCAAATAGATGCTTATTTTATCAATGGCCAGATTGTGACAAAAGAAAACCTGCATAGACTGATCGTTGATACCGGAGTGTATAGGGAGGAAGATCTTCAGTGGTTTTTGAGTAAGTCAGGCAATGAGATTGCAGTAGTTTGTTCATTGCCCAAACAGTCCAAAAGTTGA